Proteins co-encoded in one Sphingobacteriales bacterium genomic window:
- the carB gene encoding carbamoyl-phosphate synthase (glutamine-hydrolyzing) large subunit, translating to MDDKITKVLILGSGALKIGEAGEFDYSGTQAIKALKEEGVKTVLINPNIATVQTSRGLADKVYFLPVTPYFVEKVIEKEKPEGILLSFGGQTALNCGISLFKEGILAKHQVRVLGTPVEAIIETEDREKFISKLNAIEVKTPGSIVAKTVDEAKKAALNLGFPVIIRAGFALGGQGSGFCTSIDDVESLATKAFAYSSQILVEESLKGWKEIEYEVVRDRYDNCITVCNMENFDPLGIHTGESIVVAPSQTLTNHEYHFLRQLSIKIVRHIGIVGECNVQYALDPDSEEYRVIEVNARLSRSSALASKATGYPLAFIAAKLALGYGLFELKNSVTKTTTACFEPALDYVVCKVPRWDLNKFKGVSHQIGSSMKSVGEVMAIGRTFEEAIQKGLRMIGQGMHGFVGNKELEEENIDKELSYPTDMRIFFIAKAFSLGYSVGKIFELTKIDRWFLEKLKNIWLMREELLSYNDPEYLPSETLKRAKQLGFSDFQIARLVMKSKDSGIEDDMQKIRDLRKKMGIIPYVKQIDTVAAEYPALTNYLYLTYNAAEHDVTYEENKKSVIVLGSGAYRIGSSVEFDWCSVSALKTVEKSGFRSVIINFNPETVSTDYDECGKLYFDELSYERVMDIVELENPTGVIVSTGGQTANNLALRLFKSNVKILGTSPLSIDMAEDRHKFSSLLDRLGVDQPRWKELTSMEEIFDFCREIGFPLLIRPSYVLSGAAMSVVSNQDELLHFLSIARSVSSKYPVVVSEFIEECKEIEIDAVAREGEIICYAISEHIEFAGVHSGDATIVFPAQKIYIETLRRIKKISRQIAKSLNISGPFNIQFLAKDNDIKVIECNLRASRSFPFVSKVLKTDFIEIATRVMLNEPVEVPSKSIFDIDYIGIKASQFSFSRLHKADPVLGVEMASTGEVGCLGEDFYEVLLKSMLSVGYEIPGKNILISGGPPKSKAELLESVRILIKNNFNIYATRGTAEFYKKYDIDAIILHWPDEEIKPNVLDFIREKKLDLIINIPKNLSKTELDNDYIIRRSAVDMNIPLITNARLAAAFIMAFCKYSLQSVQIKSWDEF from the coding sequence ATGGATGATAAAATAACTAAAGTACTGATTCTTGGTTCAGGTGCATTGAAAATCGGAGAGGCAGGAGAATTTGATTATTCAGGAACCCAGGCTATAAAAGCATTAAAAGAAGAAGGTGTTAAAACGGTTTTAATCAATCCCAATATTGCAACTGTTCAAACATCCAGAGGTCTTGCCGATAAAGTCTATTTTTTACCGGTAACACCATATTTTGTTGAGAAAGTCATTGAAAAAGAGAAACCTGAGGGGATTTTGTTGTCGTTTGGGGGGCAAACAGCCCTGAATTGTGGAATTTCCCTGTTTAAAGAAGGTATTCTGGCAAAACATCAGGTGAGGGTTTTGGGTACTCCGGTTGAAGCCATTATTGAGACAGAAGACAGGGAAAAATTCATCAGCAAACTGAATGCTATTGAGGTTAAAACTCCCGGAAGCATTGTGGCAAAAACAGTGGATGAAGCAAAAAAAGCTGCTTTGAATCTTGGTTTCCCTGTCATCATCAGAGCTGGTTTTGCTCTTGGAGGGCAGGGAAGTGGGTTTTGTACCTCGATTGATGATGTGGAAAGCCTTGCGACAAAAGCTTTTGCTTATTCATCGCAGATTCTTGTTGAAGAATCACTGAAAGGATGGAAAGAAATTGAATATGAAGTTGTCAGAGACAGGTATGACAACTGTATCACCGTTTGCAACATGGAGAATTTCGATCCTCTTGGCATTCATACGGGTGAAAGCATTGTGGTAGCTCCTTCCCAGACACTTACCAATCATGAATATCACTTTCTCAGACAACTTTCCATTAAAATTGTCAGGCATATCGGTATTGTCGGAGAATGTAATGTTCAGTATGCACTTGATCCTGATTCAGAGGAATACAGGGTTATTGAGGTCAATGCACGCCTGTCGCGTTCGAGTGCTCTGGCTTCCAAAGCAACAGGTTATCCGCTGGCTTTCATTGCTGCCAAACTTGCATTGGGATATGGTCTGTTTGAATTGAAAAACTCGGTTACCAAAACGACTACAGCTTGTTTTGAGCCAGCATTAGATTATGTGGTCTGCAAAGTGCCCCGGTGGGATCTGAATAAATTCAAAGGAGTCAGCCATCAGATTGGCTCCAGCATGAAAAGCGTAGGAGAGGTGATGGCTATCGGAAGAACCTTTGAAGAAGCTATTCAGAAAGGTTTGCGTATGATCGGGCAGGGAATGCATGGATTTGTCGGGAATAAAGAGCTGGAAGAAGAAAATATTGATAAAGAGCTTTCATATCCTACAGATATGCGGATTTTTTTTATCGCCAAAGCTTTCAGTCTGGGCTATTCAGTTGGGAAAATCTTTGAATTGACCAAAATAGACAGGTGGTTTCTTGAAAAACTTAAGAATATCTGGTTGATGAGGGAAGAGCTGTTATCGTACAATGATCCGGAATATCTTCCTTCAGAAACTCTTAAAAGGGCCAAACAACTGGGTTTTTCAGATTTTCAGATTGCTCGCCTCGTCATGAAGAGCAAAGACAGTGGTATTGAAGATGATATGCAGAAAATCAGGGATTTAAGAAAAAAAATGGGCATTATACCTTATGTCAAACAAATTGATACGGTTGCTGCAGAATACCCTGCTCTGACCAACTACCTTTATCTGACCTACAATGCAGCTGAACATGATGTTACTTATGAAGAAAACAAGAAATCTGTTATCGTATTGGGGTCAGGTGCATATCGCATTGGCAGCAGCGTTGAATTTGACTGGTGCAGTGTCAGTGCTTTGAAAACTGTTGAAAAAAGCGGCTTCAGGTCGGTTATTATTAATTTCAACCCTGAAACTGTCAGTACCGACTATGATGAATGTGGAAAGCTTTATTTTGATGAGCTTTCGTATGAAAGGGTGATGGACATTGTCGAGCTTGAGAATCCAACAGGTGTGATAGTGTCAACGGGTGGGCAGACAGCCAATAATCTGGCATTAAGGTTATTTAAATCAAATGTAAAAATACTTGGGACCTCTCCCTTATCAATTGATATGGCTGAAGACAGGCATAAGTTCTCAAGCCTTCTCGACCGCTTAGGTGTTGATCAGCCCCGTTGGAAAGAGCTGACTTCCATGGAGGAAATCTTTGATTTTTGTCGTGAAATAGGCTTCCCTTTGCTGATTCGCCCATCTTATGTTTTGTCGGGAGCGGCTATGAGCGTGGTTTCCAATCAGGACGAACTGCTTCATTTTCTTTCTATTGCCAGATCTGTATCGAGCAAATATCCTGTGGTGGTTTCAGAGTTTATTGAAGAATGTAAAGAAATTGAGATAGATGCAGTTGCCCGGGAGGGTGAAATAATCTGCTATGCCATCAGCGAGCATATCGAATTTGCCGGAGTACATTCCGGTGATGCTACCATTGTTTTTCCGGCACAGAAAATTTATATTGAAACACTCAGAAGAATAAAGAAAATCAGCCGCCAGATTGCCAAAAGTCTGAATATCAGCGGGCCTTTTAATATTCAATTTCTGGCAAAAGACAATGATATCAAGGTGATTGAATGCAACCTGAGAGCCTCCCGCAGTTTCCCTTTTGTTTCAAAGGTGCTGAAAACAGATTTTATTGAAATTGCCACCAGAGTGATGCTGAATGAACCGGTGGAGGTCCCCTCCAAATCTATTTTTGATATTGATTATATCGGTATTAAAGCCTCACAGTTTTCATTTTCAAGATTGCACAAGGCTGACCCTGTATTGGGTGTTGAGATGGCTTCAACTGGCGAAGTAGGTTGTCTGGGGGAGGATTTTTATGAGGTATTACTTAAATCCATGCTTTCTGTGGGTTATGAGATTCCGGGAAAAAATATTCTGATTTCGGGAGGACCTCCAAAATCTAAGGCAGAGTTGCTGGAATCTGTAAGAATTTTGATCAAAAACAATTTTAACATCTATGCAACCCGTGGAACTGCCGAATTTTACAAAAAATATGATATTGATGCAATTATTCTGCACTGGCCTGATGAAGAAATAAAACCCAATGTACTCGATTTTATCAGGGAGAAAAAACTGGATTTAATCATCAACATACCAAAAAACTTATCGAAAACCGAGCTTGATAATGATTACATCATCCGGAGAAGTGCGGTTGATATGAATATTCCTTTAATAACCAATGCCCGGCTGGCTGCTGCCTTTATCATGGCATTCTGTAAATATTCACTTCAATCTGTTCAAATAAAAAGCTGGGATGAATTTTAA